A region of the Aggregicoccus sp. 17bor-14 genome:
CCGTGATCTCGCCGTCCTTGATCTGGACCGCGATGAGCTCGGGCACGTCCACCGACAGCTTGCCCTTGGGGCCGTCGAAGTTCACCTTCTGGCCCGCGACGGTCGCCTTCACCTTGTCGCCGAGCTTGATCGCCAACTTTCCAATCCGACTCATAGTTGCCTCGTGCAGTCTGCCCAGCGCGCGCAGGGCCTCTCGGCCCCGCTCGCACCCGGGCTGCTGGCTAGTAGACGGTGCAGATCAGCTCGCCACCGACATTGGCCTTGCGCGCCTCGGAGTCCGTCATCACGCCGCGCGACGTGGAGAGGATCGCGATGCCCAGGCCACCCAGAACGCTCGGAATCTCGCGGGCGTTCACGTAGCGGCGCAGACCCGGCTTGCTCACCCGCTTGATGCCGGCGATGACCGCGCTGCGGTCCGGGCCGTACTTCAGCTGCACGGTGATCTCGCTCTGGGGCGCCTTCTCGTGGATGGTGTAGTCGCCGATGAAGCCCTCGCTCTTGAGGGCCTTGGCGATCTCCACCTTCAGCTTGCTGTGAGGGATGACGCACTTGTCGTGCCGCGCGCGGGAAGCGTTGCGCAGGCGGGTCAGCATGTCGCCGACGGGGTCATTGACCGGCATGGTGAGGCTACCTTCTCGGGGCGGCTGGCGCGTCCCCTGGGGGAGGCGCGCGCCCTGCTCGTGACCGCCGCGCCTGCCGGGCCCATCCCGGGGGTTCGCTGCGATCGTCCAACTGCGGTGCTACCTGGAACGGCTGCTGCCTGCTGCGCGCCGGCTCCCCTGCCCTGCTGGAGCCGGCCACCTGCCGCCTGGGGCTACCAGGAGGACTTGGTCAGACCGGTGATCTCACCGGCCAGCGCGCGCTTGCGCAGGCAGATGCGGCACATCTTGAACTTGCGCAGGAAGGCGCGGGGGCGACCGCAGAGCGGGCAGCGGTTGTACGCGCGAGCGGAGAACTTCGGCTTGCGCTTCGCCTGGGCAATCTTGGAGAGCTTGGCCATGTGAAGAGGTGTCCTTGGGAAGGCTTAGGTGCGGAACGGCATGCCGAAGTGACGCATCAGCGCCAGCCCCTGCTCGTCGTTCTGAGCGGTGGTGACGAAGCTGATGTTGAGCCCCTTCACCTTCTCGATCTGGTCGTAGTTGATCTCGGGGAAGATGATCTGCTCGCGCACGCCGAGCGTGTAGTTACCGTTCCCGTCGAAGGCCTTGGGGGACACGCCCTTGAAGTCGCGCACGCGCGGCAGCGCGACGGCGATGAGGCGGTCCATGAACTCGTACATGCGGTCGGCGCGCAGCGTGACGGCGCAGCCGATGGCCTGGCCCTGGCGCAGCTTGAAGTTCGCGATCGACTTGCGGGCGCGGGTGATGACCGGCTTCTGACCGGTGATCGCCGCCAGCTGCTCCACCGCCGACTCGAGAATCTTGTTGTTGGCGAGCGCCTCGCCGAGGCCCATGTTCACCACGATCTTCTCGAGGCGCGGGACCTGGTTCGGGTTCTTGAACCCGAACTCCTTCATGAGGGCGGGCACGCCCTCCTTGCGGAAGCGCAGCTTGAGGCGCGCGGGGCCGACCTTCAGGCCCTC
Encoded here:
- the rpsH gene encoding 30S ribosomal protein S8, which translates into the protein MPVNDPVGDMLTRLRNASRARHDKCVIPHSKLKVEIAKALKSEGFIGDYTIHEKAPQSEITVQLKYGPDRSAVIAGIKRVSKPGLRRYVNAREIPSVLGGLGIAILSTSRGVMTDSEARKANVGGELICTVY
- a CDS encoding type Z 30S ribosomal protein S14 — translated: MAKLSKIAQAKRKPKFSARAYNRCPLCGRPRAFLRKFKMCRICLRKRALAGEITGLTKSSW
- the rplE gene encoding 50S ribosomal protein L5; the encoded protein is MADEKTEKAAKAPKEKKGRKKEEAKKVGFAANIEEGLKVGPARLKLRFRKEGVPALMKEFGFKNPNQVPRLEKIVVNMGLGEALANNKILESAVEQLAAITGQKPVITRARKSIANFKLRQGQAIGCAVTLRADRMYEFMDRLIAVALPRVRDFKGVSPKAFDGNGNYTLGVREQIIFPEINYDQIEKVKGLNISFVTTAQNDEQGLALMRHFGMPFRT